The nucleotide window GAAACACCAAATTCCTTTTTATATGCTTTTACAAAGCCATTAGATCCGTTCTCATTAAAGTTTTTGTGCACTGAAGGATAATGAAACTTAAGATTAGATAAGTGATTATTGGATATATCTTTACCATCAAACTGCTTCCCTTTATCTAATGTTGTAAGTATTATTTTAACCTTATTATCATTAATACCATTGAGCAAACTTATAACGCTAGATGCAAATGCATTACTTTTTGTTTCTAGAAAAACATAGGTTTTACCTTCTGTAAAGGTATTGTCTAGATCTGTAGGGTAAAAGTATGGCAATCCTGTTTTTTTGTGTTTTCTTGCGTACTTAACAGTAATATCTGGAATTTCCTTTTTTAAGAGTGATACATGAGCAGTACTTGCTTCGTCCGCAATAATCATAACTCTACTTTTTAGGCTGTCCTTCTTCACAAAATCTATCATTAAATTTTGTAATAACGTATCCTCTGGGATGGATTGAAAAACATTACTGTAGACTTCCTTAGGTTTATTTAATGCTGCAATTACAGGAACTCGATCTACTTTTAATGCCTTTGCTGCTCTATTAAAAGCTTCTACTTGCATTGGTCCAATTACAGCATCGTATTCTGAAAAATCGTTATCTGCCAAAATTTTGCTCACCTTAGAAGGTTGGTATTCTGTATCAAAAACTTTTAAGTCTGTAGAAATACCTAAGCGTTTTGCAGAATCTAAGGCCATTCTTACTCCAATATGAAAATCTAAGACTGTAGACAATAATTTATTGTTCTTGATCTCTTCTTTTGTTTCTTCAACAGAATCTACATCGATTCTGTGCAAACGATAAGGGAGCATTAGTGCAAGTTTTTTTACCTTGTAGTTTTTAATATTGGATGCTAGTTTAGTGGTTTCTACATCCGTTAATTCAGAGGTCATTTTGGCAGTAGCTGGTATTTTTAAAACCATACCTGCCTTTAATCCAGTTTGTTTTAGCTCTGGGTTAAGGTCTTCTAATTCTTCTTGTGTTAGTCCTGTTTTTATTTTTAATCTATAAAACCCTTCCTTTGGTAAAACCTCGTAATAATCATATTCTAAATCTATAGCTTTTTCATCTTTGTCTTTTATGTTTGGTACATTGAGCTCGTCACCGGGTTGAAGGATGGGAGGCATGTTAGGGTTTAAAGCTTCTAGTTCTTCAACAGTAATTCCAAATTTATATGCAATTCTCCACTTCCCTTCTTTAGGCTGAACTTTATACTTTTTGACCGTATTCTTTAGGCTAACTTTTGAAATAAAAGTCTTGTATCTAGGAATCCTTATTTTATCGCCTTTCTTTAAATTTTCAGCGTATAGAAAACGATTAGCCTTTTTTATATCCTCTTCAGAAACACCATACTTTTTAGACAAACCATAAAGTGTTTCTTTACGTTTTACCTTATGCGTTTTGTAGCCTATAAGTTCTTTTGATTCTTCGTCAATAGGTTCGTTTTTAATTTTTGAATTTGGTATAATTAAAATCGTATTAGGCTGAAACTTGGTTTTAGCGTCAGGGTTTAGTGCCAAAATATCAAAAGGTGTTACCAAGTACTTTTTTGCAATACTCTCTATGGTTTCGCCTTCTTTTATCTTGTGCTCGATGTAGTTTTGAGCCCCAAGGTTTAGTGCTAAACTAATTAGCATTACTGTAAGTAATTTCTTCATTGACTTCAAAATATTCAATATTTTATTTAAACCAGAGAGGTTCCTACTATTGCAGTAAGTTTATTACTCCCACTCTATTGTTGCAGGTGGTTTAGAACTGATATCGTAGACAACTCTATTAACACCTTTTACCTTGTTTATAATTTCGTTTGAGGTCTTTTGCAAAAACTCATATGGTAAATTTACCCAGTCTGCCGTCATTCCATCTGTACTCTCAACAGCTCTTAAAGCCACACATTTTTCATAAGTACGCTCATCTCCCATTACGCCTACACTATTTACTGGTAATAATATTGCACCTGCTTGCCATACCTTATCGTATAAATTCCAAGAGCGCAGGTTATTAATAAAAATAGCATCTACCTCTTGTAATATACGAACTTTCTCACGAGTTAGATCTCCAAGAATACGAATTGCCAATCCTGGACCAGGAAATGGATGACGACCTAATAAGTGCGAATCCATATTCATAGAAGCACCAACGCGTCTTACCTCATCTTTAAACAATGCCTTTAAAGGCTCAACAACTTTTAATTTCATAAAGTCTGGCAAACCACCAACATTATGATGACTTTTTATAGTCGCACTTGGCCCACCTGTTGCAGAAACACTTTCTATAACATCTGGATAAATGGTGCCTTGTGCTAACCATTTTACATCTTGTATGAGATGCGCTTCATCATCAAAAACCTCAATGAACACACGACCTATAGTTTTTCTCTTTTCTTCTGGGTCGCTTTTACCAGCTAAGGCATCCAAAAAGCGTGCCGAAGCATCTACACCTTTAACGTTTAATCCCATACCTTCGTATTGGTGCAGTACATCTTCAAATTCATTTTTACGAAGTAAACCGTTGTTTACAAATATGCAATACAGATTTTTACCTATAGCTTTATGCAATAGCATGGCAGCTACTGAAGAATCTACACCACCTGACAAACCTAATACGACTTTATCGTTACCAAGTTTTTCTTTGAGTTCGTCGACGGTTTCCTCTACAAATGCGCTAGGTGTCCAGTCTTGATTGACCTTGGCAATTTTTACTAAAAAGTTTTGAAGTAATTGATGTCCATCTGTTGAGTGGTATACTTCTGGGTGAAATTGAATAGCATATGTGTTTTCGCCTTCAATTTTGTAAGCGGCATTCTCAACATCTCCGGTACTTGCCAGTAAAACACCACCTTTTGGTAATTTTTTAATGGTATCGCTATGGCTCATCCATACTTGGCTGCCTTCGTGGATGTTTTCAAAAAAATCTTCGTTAGGTTTTATATAGCCAAGATGCGCTCTACCATACTCTCTGGTGCTAGATTCTGCGACTTCACCGCCCGAAAAATGTGCCAAATACTGCGCACCATAGCACACAGCTAACATTGGCTTTTTACCTCTAATGTTTGAAAGGTCTGGATGAAGTACATCTTCTCCTCTAACGGAATTTGGGCTTCCTGATAAAATTACGGCCTTAAAGCTATCTGAATCTGAAGGAATTTTATTGAATGGGTGAATCTCACAATAGATATTCAACTCTCTAACTCGGCGCGCAATAAGCTGCGTGTACTGCGATCCGAAATCTAAAATAAGGACTTTGTTGTGTTGCATGTGCAAAAATAACAAATGCGCTCACATTGAAGATTTGAGTTGTCAACTTTTTTTAGATATTTTTTTAACAACAATTATTCTAAAATTCTAAACTGAAAAATGTTAGATTCAGAGGTATTTCCTTCTGCATCTTTTGTTACAACTTTCCAATAATAAATGTTGTTTGGCGCTACAGCTACTGTCAGCTGATTTGCTGTTATATCACTCGTATTAAGTTCTGGTGGATTATTAGTAGAGACGTATACATTGTAACCAACAATATCATTTTCTACATCACTTCCTTCCCAATGCAATACCACCAAATTAGTACTCGGGATATTTTGCGCCATTATTGGAGCTATTAAATCTGCTGGAAAAGGCGGATAGGTAACAACACCAGGACCTGCGTTATAAAAATTCCAAATAGCACTTACTTTAGCTTCATCTTGGTGATTATACTCCACATACCACCTATACGCAACCGCTCGCTGAATAGTTATTGGCAATATAAAATCACTTGTCTCATATTGTGTTGTATTACCCGAAGATAAATTCTCTAAAGTAAGTGTATATGTTTCTGCATTACTATTTGGTTCCCATTCAAAAAACACGGTACTTTCTGTTTCCGTAATATTAGTGCCTTCATTACACAAATCATCTTGATGTGGAAAAACAAGATTAACTCCCGTAGGTAAATCTTGATCGTTTCCTCCACCGCTAGGGTTGCCATCATTGGTAGTATCGCTACAAGACACTATGAGCATAAAAGCACAAAATATATAGATCGTCTTTTTCATTTTTTAATGATTTTATAGGATGACACTCCAGATGTTGATCTAATTTTGAGTAAATACACTCCATGTCTGAGATTGTCCGTATTGAGTGTCATATCAGTACCTTTGTTTTCTATGACTTTACTTAAAACCATCTGCCCTAAACTATTGTAAACATTAATACTTATCTCATTCTCTACTATACCGTTATACATCTTTATTTCATCTTGAAAGGGATTTGGGTATATTAGATATTGATTATCATAAAAGAATCGTTTTTCATAACTGCCCTGACAATCTAAATCTGTTTCTATTTTTAAAATGTTCTCACCTTGTTGTAATTGTAATTCTAAATTTGAGTTATGGGTAGTAAATCCTTCACCATTAAAATCGACGTTGTAAACATTACCACCAGACAAATCAACCTCAATTATACCGTTCGAAGCTGGTCTACTGGCAAAAACCTCAAGTGGATTTGGCTCTGTTATCACTACATTATAACAAGACTCATAGTTTGGCCATTCTTCAATAGTAATGCACATTTGGTAAGTGGCTGCCAAAAGATTAAAAATTTCTACATCGTTGGTAAAATCGTATTCTTGGTAAAAATCTTCACCTGTTGGTTCAATAATATCTTCACTAAAAAGCGATACTGTATAATTATATAACTCTTGTGCAATAATAGTTACTTTACCATTATTACTATTAAGACAGGTTTCGCCAGTTATGGTTACCGAGAAATTATCAACTGGTAAATTGATTACTTCACAACCAAATAAATCTACAGGTGCACCAAACGTTGTACCAGGACAAAGGTCATCTTCATTTGGTACTCCATCATTATCTGCATCTTCGCAAATAATTTGATAACTCGCTGAAGCATCCTTACTCCAATTATCGTAAGTACCATCTTCATTATTAATTACTGCTACAGGATCATCCACCAAAATACACCCTAAACTAGGGTTGTTTGTAGCATTAAAAATCTGTAGGTTTTCATTGTTACCATTCTGAAGATTAAGTTGATCACCAGCCAAAGCGTTAGATTGACAAAACAAGATATTTAGGTTTGGATTCTGTGTAAGATCTAAACTACTTAACATATTGAATGCACAGTTAAAATCTTCTAAACCAAATAATATAGATACTTCTACCTCTGTAATAGAATTATTAGATATATCGAGGTTGATTAGACTCGTATTGCCACTAACATTAAGTTGTGAAAGATTATTATTTGAAACATTTAAAGTTGTGAGGTTTGGTAAGACCGAAATATCTATTTCATCTAATAAATTATCTGAAGCATCAAGGCTAGCCAATAACACATTATTACTAAAATCTACAGTTTCAATAAGATTATCTTCAATATCTAAACTCAGCAAGCCAAGAAAATCTTCAATTCCTGTAAGGTCTGAAATTTCTCTTGAGCTTATATTTAAAAATTCAATTTCTTCTATAGCTTCTGTGGTAACATAATCATCTAATGGACCAGAATCGTATCCAAAATCTATTAAAGCTTGTTCAAAATTATCGTCTGGCACATAAGTTTCACCAAAGAAACATTCTATTGCCAACTGCGTTGTAGTATCTATAGTCCAAGTTGCACCAACTGGTATTGCACCTGTATCTGTTTCTATACAAGTAAGATTAGGGTTGTTTTGCGCATTTAGATTTAATAAGATTGTATTTTGAGTGTTTCTTACATTAAGCGTTTCTAATACATTGGACTGACAACTAAGACTTGTTAGCGCTTGATTTTGCTGAAAATCTAAATCTAGTATAGCATTATCATCGCAATTAAAAACCTGAAGTGTTAGCACTTCACTTGGAAGAAAATCAGTAAAATCATTCGATGCAATATTTAAGTCTGTAAGGTTTGTATTATTGTTTAAATCTAGATTGCTAATTGTATTATTTGAGCAATTTAAATTTAATAAAGCTGTATTACTCATTACATCTAAACTTGATAGTTGGTTGTTAGAACAATCTAGAACAAACAAATTAGTATTAGAGCTTAAATCTATTTCTGAAATGGCATTAGACGAACAGTTAAAATTTTCTAAAGCTAAAAAGTCTTCTAGTCCAGTTAACTCTGCAATATTATTACCGCTTACATCTAAGGCTAAGACACCTTCAATATTTGCAGTAAGCACATAGTCGTTTAAAGGTCCTGAATCGTACCCTAAGTCTATGAGTGCCTGCTCAAAATTATCATCTGGCACATAGGTTTCGCCAAAGTTACAATCTTCGCCGTAAGATGTTGCTTCATCTTTTATCCATCCTGCAGGAACATTATTAACATCATCTACTTGTATACATTCTAGATTAGGATTATTAGATGCACTAAAGTTTATAACATCTTGATTGATTCCGTTTTGAATATTGATAAAACTAAATAAATTATTGGATACATTTATAGCAATACTTTCTGGACAAAATTCAGTTTGATTTGTCTGAAAAACACAAGCCGAAACAGCAATTGTAGTTAAATCTAAATCATTTTCGAGTTGATTGTTACTTAAATTTAATGTTTTTAGTAAGCTTAAATCTGTGCCCAAATTTACACTCGTTAACATATTGGCGCTGGCATCAACTTCTATTAGATTAGTATTGTTATTTAAGTCTAAGGTGCTTAATTGGTTTCCAGAACACTTTATAGATTTAAGTAATATATTTGAGCTTAAATCGAGATTTACAATTTCATTAAAAGCACAGTTTAAAAACTCTAATTGCGTATTAGAATTACTATTAAGTGTCGTTAAATTATTTTGCGATAATAAAGCCTCAACCAAGTTAACATTACTTGTTAGATCTACATCAGAAACCTGGTTGTTTCCTATTGATAAAAACTCTAATGAAGTGTTATTGGTAGTGTTAAGTTGTGTTAATTCATTAGATGCACAATTTAACCTTTCTAATCCTAAATAATTATCAACCCATAAATTCTGTAGGTTATTGTTAACACAACTTAGACTTATTAATGTATTGTTATTTACTGTTACTGTTTGCAAATTATTTAATGTATTACTATCACAATTAAGGCTTTCTAAAACCGTATTACTACTAATATCTAAATCTGATAAGTTGTTATTAGAACAGTTTAACTCTCTCAATACAATATTGCCAGAAACATTGAGCATTTCTAAGTTATTATCGGCACAGTCTAATAATTGTAAATTGACGTTCTGTGAAGTATCAAGATTATTTAGATTGTTGTTTGCGCAATAGAGTTCTACTAAATTTACAGTACCTGTAGTATTGAGCAACCCATTTGCATCATTAATATCATTGGTAAGTAAATAATTAGAACTACAGTTTAAACGCTCTAAATTTATCATATCGCTAACATCTAAAGCATCTAAAAAATTTCCACTACAATCTAACTCAATCAAAGATTGAAAATCTTGTATTCCCGTAAGATCTGATATACTCTCATTGCTGACATTTATAGTTTGTATATGCTCTATGTTAGCAGTTAGTACTTGCCCATCAATAACATCATCATAACCAAAATCGATTAAAGCTTGTTCAAAAAAAGCATCAGGTATCAGTGTAATTCTATTGTTAAAGCAGTCTCCATCGTAAACCGTAAAATCATCTTTTTGCCAGTTTGCAGGAATATTACCAACAACAGCATCATCTATATTTATACAGAATAAATAGGGATTTATTGTAGTATTAAACACTACTAGTGAAGCGTTATTACCATTTTCGATATTTAAAGTTCTTAGGGAATTGTTACTACAAAGAACTGAAGTTAAAGCTATATTTACTGTAAGGTCTAAAGCTTCTATCTGGTTAATAGAACAATCTAAAATTTGTAGTGCAGTATTATTACTCAAATCTAGACTGATAAGGCTATTGTTAGAACAATTTAAATCTTGTAGAGCGACAAAATCTTCAATTCCGGTTAAGTCTTCAATCGCTAAACTAGATACATCTAAAACCGTTACACCACTAATATCTGCAGTTGGTACAAAGTTGTTTAGTGTTCCATCAGAATCTATACCTTGGTCTATAAGTGCTTGCTCAAAGTTATCATCTGGCACATAAGTTCCACAATCTAAATTATAAGTAGCTATTGCATCTTTTTGCCAACCTGCTGCTGCATTTGCAAAAGCAACATTATCAACTTTTATACAGAATAAATTGGGATTATTTGTTGCATTAAAATTGGTGATTACATTGTTATTACCATTGCTCATATTTAGAGCAAATAAGTTATTGTTGTTACACAACAGACTTGTTAATGCAGTATTGAAGCTAACATTTAGATTCTCTACTTGATTCATAGAACAGTCTAAATCGGTTAACAATAAATTGCTGCTTGTATCTAAAGCAGTCAATGCATTACCAGAACAATTCAGTACCGTTAAAGCTGTATTTGTTTCTATATTGAGTTCTTCAACTGCATTCCCTGAACAATTAACTATAACCAAAGACGTATTTACACTTAAGTCTAAAGCTGATAAATTATTATTTGATATATCTATTTCTTGCAATGCTAGATTATTAGAAATATCAATAGTTTCGATTGTATTATTATTACAATCTAAAACTTCGAGTGCAGTAAAATCTTCTATACCTATTAAGCTCGTTATAGAAGCATTAGAAATATTTAAATCGATAACTGTTTCAATATTTGTAGTAAGTACCAAATTATCTAATGCATCATCATAACCAAGATTAATTAGTGCTTGCTCAAAATTATCATCTGGCACATAGGTGTAAATATCTACACAATTAGCATCTGTAAAGTAGGTCCAATCGTCTTTTACCCATCCGTTTGGTATAAAACCATTGTCTATTTGTATACAGAATAAATCAGGATTGTTTGAAGCATCGAAAATTGAAACCAAATCATTAAATCCATTAGCTACAATCAAAGATGACAATTGATTTCGGGATACGTTAATTGATGAAAAACCTTGACAGACCGTTACTGGATCTGTTTGAGGATCTGGGCAAACTACAGAGTTAATAACGCTTAAATCTAAGTTAGTTAAAGCGTTATCAGAAACATCAAGATTTCTTAATAACGTATTTGCCGAAAGATCTAGCATCGTAATTTGGTTTGATGCACAAAACAGACTTTCTAAATTTGTATTATTACTTACTACTAATTCGCCATCAATTCTATTATTAGACACATTTAACAATGATAAGTCTGTGTTAGCAGAAACATCTATACCTTGTAACTGATTACCAGACGCTGTAAGACTTTTTAGAGCAATATTATTAGTTACTACCAGGTTTTGAATTTGATTATCAGAACAGTTTAAGGATTCTAAATTTAGGTTGCTATCCACTACTAAATCCGTAAGACTGTTAGAGCCACAAATTAATGACACTAAATTTGTATTGCTTGAAACATCTAAAAAAGACAGGTCATTATTACTGCAAAGTAAATTTTCTAAATCTATAAAACCTTCAATACCAGTAAGATCTTCAATACCTAAATTACTAACATCGAGAAGCCCAACGGTATTGATGCTATTAGTAAAAACCAATCCATTATTACTAATACCATCTCCCATGCTTGTAATGTCACCTATAGCAACTTCAGTTCCATCTGCCGCATGTGTTTCTAGGTAATTCTCAAAGTTTGCATCTGGTATAGCAGTTGTCTGCGCACTCAAATCAGACCATAAAACAATTGATAAGAATGACGTTATTAAAACCAGTTTTTTCATAATGTTTTAGTTTTCAGACACGACTACGTTGAGTTTTAATTTCTTCCTTTGATATCAATCTCTTGATGAAAGTGAATTTGCTTACTTAATTCTTCTTGAATCATATTGAAAAACTTTGTTTTAAATTCCGCATCTGTTTTAAGCTTGTTTAAAGCTTCAACTAATTTTTCATTTTCGCCGTTTTTGTTAGAGCTAAGTATCATTTGCTCAGCAAGGATTAATCCTTTTTCAAAATCGTCTCTTGTAATTTCATGATATATGATATCGCTTTCTGGAGATTCAATGACTTCATATTTAGAATGGCTCTCTTTTTCAGTTTCAACTATTTGTCCTGTGTATGTTCCATTTTCAACATTATTTATTCTATCTAAAATGCTTTCTATTTGACCTTTTAAATAAGTGATTTCTTTTGCTTGCTGATCTACTGTTTGTTCTAACCTTTGAATAATAAACTGACTATCATTTCTATTAACACCAACAGCTGTATTGATTAATCGCATTCCCATAGGATCATGACTCTCCGTCCATGCAACACCCACAATATGTTTAAGTTGACTAGATGAAATGTACTCTGGCTTAATTGCCATACCAATACCGTCATTTTTACCACTAGGTATTATATAATCACCAATATTAACCTTACCAAACACTTTTACTGGCACTTGTCCCATAAAGGCTACTTTTTCGTATTCAGATTCTCGGTTGGGTTCTGGCATATTTCCAAGAACAATTGGCTTATAGGATACAACCATCATTCTATCAGCACCTAAAAGATTCTTGGTAATCTTCCCACCTTTTACACCAACTATATCACCAAAGACCATTTTTTCGTTTACATCTTCTCTTAATAAATATTCGGCATAATCACCTGCTCCAGAAGCATAGGTCACTCCTTCTAGCATGGCTTTATAATCTTGATAATAGTTTAGGTTCCCTTGCGTAATTCCAATACCAACACCAGCAACCACAATCTGAAGACCAGCAACAATAGATTGAGCTGTACTACCTATTATCCAAGATGGTATAGGTGCTGTAACACAAGCACCAAAGCCAACACAACCAGTAGATGATGTAGATGCAATACCAATTGTACCTAAAGACTTAGCAAATTCGTAAGCTGCAACACCAGTATCGAAAATAGCATCGTAAGAATCATACTCTAGCGTCTCTAGACCAAATTGATAATCGGCATTATTTACAAAGTCTTCTACGCGCTCACCTTCTATTCTTCCCCAAGACTGATCACTTAAATCATCAAAAAAGGTGATGAAATTTGTGGTGTTATCTCTTCCTCCATTAACCTTTATAGCTAATCCTTGTCGACCACCTTCAATAAGCATTACATGGTGATTTATATTAGTGTCTAACTGAAAATTATCTTGAAATATTCTATTGACCCTAACCTGAGACTGCGTATTAACATATAGTCCTCCTTGAAGCGTCGTAGAGTCCGTTACTTTTAAGGTTTCTGCAACCAAATCACCGAAAGCTGCTTCTCCGTTAACTGTAAGTGTATGTAACGTGGTGTGCCCACTTAATACATCTAAATCATCGTTAAGATTAGTTAAACCATCTACATTTAGTGTGCCTGTTAGATTTGTTGGACTTGTATTATTAACCGTAAGCGCAGCATTGAGATTTGTTATACCATCTACTGTTAAGTCACCACCTAATATTGAATTATTATCGTAAACCGTAAAAGAGCTGAATAAATTTGTTGGCCCATGAACTTCTAGTTCTCCATTTAAATACGTTCGGTCATCGACGGTTAAAGTTCCTGTTGCTGTTATGTTTCTATGATAAGCAAATGGCAAAAATGTTAAACGCTCCCTACTCATTTCTTCAAAATTACTTCCAGCTTCAAAATCGATTTCTACCTTTAAATCTTTTGGTGTACCATCCCAATTTATTTCTTTAAAGTAATCGTGCTCAGCTTCTCCAATTAAAAGATTAATTCTTCCGAAATCATCAGTCTCAGTAACTTGAACTTCTTCAAATTCTACTTGATTTCCACTATCGTAGATTGTAAATCTTATGGCTATAGTGGTATTTGGTAAATAATTACCTTCGGCATCTACACCTGGTAATTCTAAATCGTCAGGACCAATAATTACTGCTTGATAAGTAATACCATCAGTCTGTGCAACAGCTTGAAAAACAGCACAAACAAAAAATGTTAGGGTAAGTATTTTTTTCATAATTGGAGGTTTTTGGTTTTAAATCTTTATAAGTTTTGTATTGAAGTATTTTTCACCAGATGAGACGTTTAAAAAATAAGTCCCTGTTGAAATATCTTCTATTTGTAATTCAATTCGTTGTGCAGGAAGAAAGACTTTAGTGTAAATAACTCTTGATTTAATATCAAAAATTCTTATAGAGATATCACGCTGCACAAAATCGCTAAAGCTTATAAAAAGCATTTGGCTAAAAGGGTTGGGGTATACTTTAGCTCTAAGCTCTAGAGTTAAATTTTTGAGTGCTTTAAGCTTACTTATGGGTTGTTGATACCCTTGCCTTAAATAATAACCGTTATTATAATAAGTACCAATAACACTAGACTGACCAATACTTTGACTCACTTTATAAGTGCCATTTGCCGTCTGCAATGTCTGAGATGATCCACTACTCCCAACGTTAGAGCTTATAATGCGATACTCATTATTGTTCTGAGCAAATGAAATCTGAATTAAGCCTACAAGCAGTAAAAGTTGGATGTAATTTTTCATTTTTGGTGTTAGTTTATTTATGTTTAAAGCCTATTTGATTTTCAAATAAGTCAAAAATTATATCAAATACTTTATAGTTTCGGTAAATGATTTTTATGTCCACCTTTTGTCCACTATATTTCAAATTATCTAGTAACTACAGTAACATTTTGGCAGGTTAATTATAAACCCTAAACCAAATTGGTGTGCGTTTAATTTTAGTTTTTCGGCATTTTCATCACTATTAATCAACACTGATCTCCCATAACTGTACTCAACATAAATGGCCGTACTTCTTGATATAGGATATTGCATTTCTACACCTCCTCTAAAGAATAAGATGTTATTATTAAACTCATCCTCACCAACCAGATTAAAAACATCGTTGTTAATAGTTTGTGTTCCTCTAATTAAAAACTCTGAGGCTACTGATGCATTCGCTAAAAACGTTAGATCTCGTAGTTCAAAAAGTTTAACTCCTAATCCCGCTTTTAAACCCAGGTAACTGACATCCCACTCAAAGAAGTTATCTACACTGCTCTCGCTGCCAATAGCACCATAATTATTGTATGTAGCTCCAAGAGACAAAAACAAAGTGTTACCTGCATTTAGTTTTTGTCTGTAGCCCATACCATAATGTGTTTTTGATTTTGATAATAGATTGCCAAGGGGCTGCCCTTGGGAGTTTTCATAGTCAAAGGATGAAATGGTAGTACCAAAGCCAAAGTATAACTGTTGACAAAAACTTGAAATACTCATAAGTAAAACTATGGTTAGAATAATTATTTTGTTAGTCATCGGACCAGTTTTGTGAAAACAATATTAGATAAAAAACAGTCTGATTTTCAACAAAATAGGCCATGTCCACCTTTTGTCCACCATCAAAAAAAAGACTTCTTAAAATAATTAATGATATTTATTATAGGTAGACACACTATTACAATAAATTTTTAATTAACTGATTTTCAGTATTTTAAAATAGGAAAATAAATAAAACTATCTTAGATGACCTAACAGCCAAAAACTATGAATAATTTAACTCCTCTCTCTGATGTCCCTTTTTTAAAAAAAGTGACTAATAAATTCTTTAAGGTGGACAAATGTCCCTCTCTATTAATTATTATTTTTGGAATAATTACACAGTTTGGTTTCGGT belongs to Winogradskyella sp. J14-2 and includes:
- a CDS encoding T9SS type A sorting domain-containing protein codes for the protein MKNYIQLLLLVGLIQISFAQNNNEYRIISSNVGSSGSSQTLQTANGTYKVSQSIGQSSVIGTYYNNGYYLRQGYQQPISKLKALKNLTLELRAKVYPNPFSQMLFISFSDFVQRDISIRIFDIKSRVIYTKVFLPAQRIELQIEDISTGTYFLNVSSGEKYFNTKLIKI
- a CDS encoding outer membrane beta-barrel protein, with amino-acid sequence MTNKIIILTIVLLMSISSFCQQLYFGFGTTISSFDYENSQGQPLGNLLSKSKTHYGMGYRQKLNAGNTLFLSLGATYNNYGAIGSESSVDNFFEWDVSYLGLKAGLGVKLFELRDLTFLANASVASEFLIRGTQTINNDVFNLVGEDEFNNNILFFRGGVEMQYPISRSTAIYVEYSYGRSVLINSDENAEKLKLNAHQFGLGFIINLPKCYCSY
- a CDS encoding T9SS type A sorting domain-containing protein, translating into MKKLVLITSFLSIVLWSDLSAQTTAIPDANFENYLETHAADGTEVAIGDITSMGDGISNNGLVFTNSINTVGLLDVSNLGIEDLTGIEGFIDLENLLCSNNDLSFLDVSSNTNLVSLICGSNSLTDLVVDSNLNLESLNCSDNQIQNLVVTNNIALKSLTASGNQLQGIDVSANTDLSLLNVSNNRIDGELVVSNNTNLESLFCASNQITMLDLSANTLLRNLDVSDNALTNLDLSVINSVVCPDPQTDPVTVCQGFSSINVSRNQLSSLIVANGFNDLVSIFDASNNPDLFCIQIDNGFIPNGWVKDDWTYFTDANCVDIYTYVPDDNFEQALINLGYDDALDNLVLTTNIETVIDLNISNASITSLIGIEDFTALEVLDCNNNTIETIDISNNLALQEIDISNNNLSALDLSVNTSLVIVNCSGNAVEELNIETNTALTVLNCSGNALTALDTSSNLLLTDLDCSMNQVENLNVSFNTALTSLLCNNNNLFALNMSNGNNNVITNFNATNNPNLFCIKVDNVAFANAAAGWQKDAIATYNLDCGTYVPDDNFEQALIDQGIDSDGTLNNFVPTADISGVTVLDVSSLAIEDLTGIEDFVALQDLNCSNNSLISLDLSNNTALQILDCSINQIEALDLTVNIALTSVLCSNNSLRTLNIENGNNASLVVFNTTINPYLFCINIDDAVVGNIPANWQKDDFTVYDGDCFNNRITLIPDAFFEQALIDFGYDDVIDGQVLTANIEHIQTINVSNESISDLTGIQDFQSLIELDCSGNFLDALDVSDMINLERLNCSSNYLLTNDINDANGLLNTTGTVNLVELYCANNNLNNLDTSQNVNLQLLDCADNNLEMLNVSGNIVLRELNCSNNNLSDLDISSNTVLESLNCDSNTLNNLQTVTVNNNTLISLSCVNNNLQNLWVDNYLGLERLNCASNELTQLNTTNNTSLEFLSIGNNQVSDVDLTSNVNLVEALLSQNNLTTLNSNSNTQLEFLNCAFNEIVNLDLSSNILLKSIKCSGNQLSTLDLNNNTNLIEVDASANMLTSVNLGTDLSLLKTLNLSNNQLENDLDLTTIAVSACVFQTNQTEFCPESIAINVSNNLFSFINIQNGINQDVINFSASNNPNLECIQVDDVNNVPAGWIKDEATSYGEDCNFGETYVPDDNFEQALIDLGYDSGPLNDYVLTANIEGVLALDVSGNNIAELTGLEDFLALENFNCSSNAISEIDLSSNTNLFVLDCSNNQLSSLDVMSNTALLNLNCSNNTISNLDLNNNTNLTDLNIASNDFTDFLPSEVLTLQVFNCDDNAILDLDFQQNQALTSLSCQSNVLETLNVRNTQNTILLNLNAQNNPNLTCIETDTGAIPVGATWTIDTTTQLAIECFFGETYVPDDNFEQALIDFGYDSGPLDDYVTTEAIEEIEFLNISSREISDLTGIEDFLGLLSLDIEDNLIETVDFSNNVLLASLDASDNLLDEIDISVLPNLTTLNVSNNNLSQLNVSGNTSLINLDISNNSITEVEVSILFGLEDFNCAFNMLSSLDLTQNPNLNILFCQSNALAGDQLNLQNGNNENLQIFNATNNPSLGCILVDDPVAVINNEDGTYDNWSKDASASYQIICEDADNDGVPNEDDLCPGTTFGAPVDLFGCEVINLPVDNFSVTITGETCLNSNNGKVTIIAQELYNYTVSLFSEDIIEPTGEDFYQEYDFTNDVEIFNLLAATYQMCITIEEWPNYESCYNVVITEPNPLEVFASRPASNGIIEVDLSGGNVYNVDFNGEGFTTHNSNLELQLQQGENILKIETDLDCQGSYEKRFFYDNQYLIYPNPFQDEIKMYNGIVENEISINVYNSLGQMVLSKVIENKGTDMTLNTDNLRHGVYLLKIRSTSGVSSYKIIKK